One Aerococcus urinaeequi DNA segment encodes these proteins:
- a CDS encoding NAD kinase, producing MRVAVRYSDTESSKKIRDMIYASCASSGFELDDVNPELAISVGGDGTLLKTFHTYADQLDSVRFVGLHTGHLGFYTDWLESELPEFLAALSNDSGESVSYPLLEVEIEYSDGQVIHHIALNESAIRRYEGTMTCEIFIKEEKFEFFKGDGLCISTPTGSTGLNKSLGGAVVHPRLDTIQMTEIASINNRVYRSLASPLLIAKDEWIVLKPAKEHAMTGVFLSLDHLNMPLNDVEKITYRVAKERVHFARYRHMHFWDRVENSFIGINDYPKRKLTKEEN from the coding sequence ATGAGAGTGGCAGTACGATACAGTGACACTGAAAGTTCTAAAAAAATTCGCGATATGATTTATGCATCTTGTGCAAGCTCAGGCTTTGAATTGGATGATGTAAATCCTGAATTAGCTATTTCCGTTGGTGGAGATGGTACCTTGCTAAAAACCTTCCATACTTATGCGGACCAGTTAGACTCTGTTCGTTTTGTTGGTTTACATACTGGGCACTTAGGTTTTTATACAGATTGGCTAGAAAGTGAATTGCCTGAATTCCTTGCAGCCTTAAGTAATGATTCAGGTGAAAGTGTGTCTTATCCCTTACTAGAAGTCGAAATTGAATACAGTGATGGCCAAGTGATCCACCACATTGCTTTGAATGAGTCTGCCATTAGACGGTATGAGGGGACAATGACGTGCGAGATTTTCATTAAAGAAGAAAAATTTGAATTCTTTAAAGGAGACGGCTTATGTATTTCAACGCCAACTGGTTCAACAGGGTTAAATAAATCCTTAGGTGGGGCCGTTGTCCACCCGCGTTTAGATACCATTCAAATGACGGAGATTGCTTCAATTAATAACCGCGTGTACCGGTCTTTAGCCAGTCCCTTATTGATCGCTAAAGATGAGTGGATTGTCTTAAAACCGGCCAAAGAACATGCCATGACTGGCGTATTCTTGTCTTTAGACCACTTGAATATGCCATTGAATGATGTTGAAAAAATTACTTACCGTGTAGCCAAGGAACGCGTGCATTTTGCTCGTTACCGTCACATGCACTTTTGGGATAGAGTAGAAAACTCATTTATCGGCATCAACGACTATCCAAAGCGCAAACTCACAAAGGAAGAAAATTAG